A segment of the Bacteriovorax sp. PP10 genome:
TGGACGCCAATTACCTGGGAAGGATGGCTAGTCACATTTATCGTTTTAGTAATCCCTCTATGTATCAGACTTACTGCTAAAGCTTTAGATGTTGAAAGAGCAACTCAATATTTTTACACATGGGCATCAGTTCCCATGTTGCTTATGGCCCTTGTCCTAATTTGCTTTCGTTACGGTGAAAAACCTAAGTGGCAATGGGGATTAAAAAGAACGAAGATTGCTCACATTGACCTGGTTGTTTCAAACTATAAAGATAGTGTGCGCTTTTACGACTTAATTTTAATTAGCCTTGGCTGGGAAAAATTAGTGAGTCGTCTTGAATACACTTCATACACAGATGGAACGCTAAAAATTATTATTATGCCAGCTCAAGGTGTAGAAAAATTTAAATCTCCAAAGACTTTAGCATTTTATGCTGAGACTAAAGAGATCGTGGATGATTTTTACCGTGAAGTTATGTTGAAAAATAATATGTCTGCTTTTAATGGGACGGGAGCAGTAGGAGATAATAACTATTACTCTGTTCAGCTTGCAGGCCCTGATCAAGTGATTATTGAAGTTATGTATTCGCCATTTTACTGCGATAAAGAATTCGCCTTAAACAATCTAGACAATAATTTTAATCCATATGCTTAAAAAAAAAGGCTCCTTAAAGGAGCCTTTTTTTTAATTTGTCTTCGTCACTTTCGAAAGATGGCGAGGCTCATCAGGGTTAAGCCCAAGAGACTTTGAAAGCTCTTCAATCATTAAATAAAACGACTGAGCTGCACTTAAAATATCTAATTCTTCAGAGTGAGCTGAATGAATCAATAAGTCTTTTTCTTTAACAAATGATGGTGCTGCCAAGATAACTTTAGCCCCTCTTGCTCTCATATCCTGAGCAAGTTCAAGCATCGAATGCAGAGCTGGTCCTCTGTTGGCAAATACAATTAAAGGATAACCATTTTCAATTAAGGCCTGAGGCCCATGCTTAATTTCAGCAGCACTAAAAGCTTCTGCTTGAATTGAACAAGTTTCTTTAAATTTAAGAGAGGCTTCAAGTGCCAGCGGCAATCCAAATCCACGACCTACAACCATAATGCGTTTTGCATTTTTTAGTGTCTCAATCGCTGAAGTCCAATCACATGCTTGTGCTTTTTTTAGATCTTCAGGGAGTCTATCAAGACCTTCAAGAAGAGCAGTATCGTTTTTCCAAGAAGCAACCAGATGAGCAGAGGCAGAAAGAGAAGCGATAAAACTTTTCGTTGCGGCCACTGATTTTTCTGCACCAGCATGTAGAGGCACAGTCCATTTCGCAGCACTTGCCAGCGGTGAAGAAGTATCATTCACCAAAGCTAAACTACCTAAGCTATGTTCAGTAAAATACTTTAGAGGATTCACCACATCCGGGCTTTGGCCCGATTGAGAAATAGCAATTCCAATAGAGCGTCTTACATCAAGTTCAGTTTTATAAAGAGTAAGAATTGACATTGAAAGCGACGTTGGAAGTTTACCCAATTTTGCCATCGTTAAATAATTTAAATATTGAGCAGCATGATCCGAGCTTCCACGAGCAATACTCACAATAGAGTAGGGATCAATCGCATTTAATTCTTTAGCAATGTTTTGAAGTAATGATTTGTTCTCTTGAACTTGTTTGTACATTACGTCCGCAGCTTCTAGAGCTTCTGTTCTCATTTTAGAAATCACATTCATCTCCTTCAATGATGACAGTTTTAATTTTATGTTCGCTATTGAGTATTACAAAGTCCGCAAATTTTCCGACAGCAATACTTCCACGTTCTTTCACACCAATTAGTTCAGCTGCGATAGTTGAAAGTTTTCTTGATATTTCTTCAGGAGCTAATCCTAAAGTTAAAAGATTTCTAAAAGCTTGATCCATCGTTAATGCACTTCCAGCAAGAGTTCCATCAGCAAGACGAACTCCACCTAAGCATTTATGCACGGTATGACTTCCCAATTTATAATCACCATCAGGCATACCTGTCGCGGCCGTTGAGTCAGTCACAAAATATAAATCAGGAATACATCGTAGTGCTGCTTTAATTGCCCCAGGATGAACGTGTTCTAAATCAGGAATAAGTTCAGCATACTGAGCGTGAGCAAGTGCCGCTCCGGCCATTCCTGGAGCTCTATGATGAAAGCTCGACATGGCATTAAAGAGGTGAGTAAAGCTCTTCGCCCCTTGGTTAAGTGCCGTCACTCCTTCTTCATATGTTCCATTCGTGTGACCAATCTGAACGACGATTCCCATTTTCTTTAATTCAGGAATTAATTCCAGGTGATTAAAAACTTCAGGAGCGAGTGTAATGACTTTTATCGGAACAATATTATTTAAATGATTAATCTCTTTTAAGGTAGCTTCTCTAGTGAAATTTGGTTGAGCACCAAGTTTTTCAGAGCTGATGAAAGGGCCTTCCAGGTGCACACCTAAAATACGAGATTGGTTTTTCCCTCTCGATGAATAAGTTTCTTTCATCGCCAAGAATGATTTTTCTAAATCTTCAAATGGAGCTGTCATTGTTGTAGCAAGAAAACTAGTTGTTCCAAAACGAGCATGAGTTGAAGCAATCGTTGTAATTGCTGAACCAGCTTCCATAATATCTGATCCACCACCACCATGAACATGCAGATCAATAAAGCCTGCAACTAAAAGTGGAAGAGATTTATCAGCAGGGCCCAATACATTAATCTTTTGAACTTTATCAGTATAAGAAATTTCAGCTGAGACAACTTTTGAATCAGAAAGAATATTAGCTTTGATTGTTTTCATGTTATGCATTCTTTGAAACAAGCAATAAGGCACCGATCGTAGAATCACCTTGAGCTGTTTGATTTCTTGATTTTGTACTCTCTGGGAGATAAGGAATAAGTGCTTCGCCTAATCGTCCGCAGATCGATAAAGGCAATTCACCATTGGGATCCAAGGCCTTTGCCATCATGTCAATTTCTAGACCAGCAGCGATTAATAAATTCTTAGCATCGATATCAGTAGCAGCAGATTGAAAAACTAAAGGAGCAAGTTGCGCAAAACTATTTTGACCAGCATTTCCCAGCCAGTTTAAAAATTGAGCAGGCTCTTTCCCGCAGAACTTTAAAACATGTTCGCTTAAAGTCGAAGGAGGTCTTCTTCCATCAATAGTTTTTTGAGTAATCGCCGCGGCCTTTAATCCAAGCCAGGCCCCACTTGCTTCATCTCCAGCGGGAAACCCCCAACCAGAAACATCTCTTCTTATACCATCCTTCGTTAAAACCATCCCCACGCTTCCAGTTCCAACAGCAACGATAGCACCAGGATTTCCTCCATGAGCGCCAAGCAGAGTTGTAAAACCATCAGTATCGACAATGATATTTTTGAATCCAGGATTTCTCATATAGAATTCGTTTTTCCAGATGATGTTGTTCGCACCTGATAAGCCAAATCCAATCGCACATTCAGAAAGCATCGGCACAGGAATATTTCCGTAATGAAAAGCACGTGCAAGAGTATCGAGAACCGCTCTCCATGCTTTTTCAATTCCCTGACCTAAGGCCGAAGGATCACCTTGAGCACTCGCTAGAATTTTTAATTTTTTATCTGTCACAATAATGCGAGTTCCGCTTCCACCACCATCAACACCGACAAGGTATTTAATAGTGTAGTCTTCAGCAATGGTTGCGCTCACGGGTGATTTTATATTCATGAATAAATTTTATGAGGAGTCTGCATTTGAGTCAATGAAGAGCAAAGCGGGAGAGTAAAAGCGGATTAGTTGAGAAAGACAGTCAGGAGATTGAAATAAACAATCTCCTGACGATATTAAAACTTATTCGTTAACAGTGATAGATTCGCTAGCAGACATTTTCGGAAGGCTTGGGTTGATTGAATTCTCTGTACTTGTAAGAACATTGATATCAACTTTCAACACATGCTTTCTTTTTGCGTTAATTCCGCCAAACAATTTTGCAAGGCTAATTCTTACTGTTCCGTATTCATCACTCGTCTTTTCAAATGTGTATTCACCCGGAGCAAGATTTCTGTTGATTAGAGTTTCATCACCTTTAAGGAGTTTTCTTCTTTCAACAAAAAGCTTCAATGAGAAGTTTGGATTCTTAGTTAAGTCACCAGTTCTAAAAACTAAAGTTTGACCTTCTAGTCTCATTTCACCAATACCACCTCTAACTGGAGCAGTAACAGTTTTAGTATCTAGAAGACTGATATTGAATTTACGATCCTGAATAACAGTTTGGTCTTCACGAGACTCAGTTGCAGAACGAGAAGCAATAACGATGAACTCAGAGCAGTTTGCATATGAGCTGAAGTTTCCGCCTTCAAGCCTGAAATCAATATTACAAGTTTGTTGTGGTAACGAAGATCCAGCTGGAACATTTGGAAGTTTTACATTTACTAACGCCTTTACGTAGTTGCTAAACACTTCGTAAGGAACAGCTACCGTTTGGTAACAAGTATAAGACTCTTGTCTGTACTGAGCTTCCTGGTAACACTGAGTGATCCAACGAGTGTCACAAATCTGTCTTCCGTTTGGTCCTGGCCAGCAGCTCGTGATTGGCTCTTGACGACAAACCTGACGGTATCCAGCGAACACTGTTCTCCAACATGTGTTAGCAACAGTTTCATTTCTGTATTCAGTTCTTGTTTGAACAGTGTTCAGTGTGAAATTTTCAACTGATTGTTGTCCATTGATTGGTAGTGAGTATCCATCGATAGTCGATGCGTGAGCATTGAATCCTGCGATTAGGGCCAGTGCAAGCATTAATGATTTCATGTGCGTCTCCTCGGGAGTTTGAATTGCTCCTCTTTATAGTAAAAAAGTAGGATTTAAGTCAATCCAAGAAGCGTAAGTATGAGCAATTTACATGATTTAAGCTTAGACGTGGGCCATATTTAAGCTAATTTGACCGTGAGAGAATTGAGCTTTGATGGATTTTACTGCATTATGTTTATGTAACCACGAAGGAGACTTTCAAAATGAAGAAAATTTTATTCCCGATCGCTATTATATTATTGAGTTCTACTGCGGCCTTTGCTGAGTTTTTACCACAATCTTTTTCATCGAAATTCGAACAAGAGTACATTAGTACCCTTAAAGGAAAAACGAAAAAAGGGAATGGAACGATTGAGTACAAATACCCAGGACAAATCCGCTTCGAAACAAACACTCCAAGCACAGTGATCTTCGTAAGTAACGGCGTAAAAGCTTGGTACTACCGTGCTCCTTTTATTGAAGGTGAGCAGGGGGAAGTGACAGAATCTTCTGCTAAAGAAGGTGCCACAATCTATATCAAATTTTTCGACTCACTAAAAAATGGATTAGTTTCTAACGAATATTATGATGTAAAAAAAGGTGAGCCAGCAACGATTGTGTTCAAACCAAAAACAGCAAAAGAATTGGGCATTAAAGAATCAATGTTATATTTCAAAAATAAGACAAGCCAGAAGTTTGAAGATTTGGAAGCTATCAATCTAGTTTTTGCAGATGGAAAGAACTCGAAATTGAAGTTTGTTGATTTAAAAGTTAATCCTGCAATGGCCGGCGACAGATTTAATTTTACTGCACCGGCAAACACTAAAAAAACGAATTAGTTATAAGGTCGTGCGAAGAAATCTTCAGGAATGAGGATTTCTTCCGTTGCCATGATTCTCTTATAAGTCATGTAATTTCTAAAAACCAGCTTGATGTAATTTCTAGTTTCTTCATAGGGAATCATCTCAATAAACTCTAAGTAATCACCATTAAATCTTTCTTTTTCCCACACTGCAATTGCCGCCGTACTTGCATTATAAGCAGCAACGTTCTGAGCAAATTTACCTTTATACATTTTATTAAGTTCAGCTAAAAGTGCTACACCCATCTCAACGTTTGGATCTGGGTTATAAAGATCATTAAAGTCTTTATAAGGAATTCCATACTTTTTAGAAAGCTCACTCGCTTTTTCTGGAATCATTTGCATTAGCCCAAAAGCATCGGCCCAAGATCTGACGTTCGGATTAAAAGCAGACTCTTGTCTCGTGATTGCGTATGGCAAAGCAGGAGGTAAGTGATACTTGTCCGAGTACTTCGTAAAAATACTTTGATAAGGAGTTGGGAAAACAACCGAGATATGTTTTTTCGTCAGTTCATCTCTCATTTTCATTGGGAAATTGTAAATCTGAACCATCCCACCTTGATACCATCCCGTCTGGGCATATAAAGACATAGCTCTTTCTCTTTCAGCAATTGTTTTAAATTGAGAGTTGATCTCTTTTAAAACTTTAGTTGAGAAAATCTTCTCATCCATTGCAATTAACCAATCAAGAATTAAGTTTCCGATAGGATCAGTGATGATGGCACTTGGAGGAATTGGAGTTAATGGAGTTTTACTTTCCATTGCAGAAACTAGTCCATAATAACCAAAAGTATCGTTAGCAGCTGTTGCTTCAAATAATTCTTTGGCTTCATCAGGTTTATCTAATTTAGTTAAAGCGCGAGCTTTCCAAAAGTTTAGTTTGTTAAAGAAGTTTGGATTAGATGACTTCTTTACGAAACGATCAACGTCAGACACAACATCAGCATATCTCTTAATAAGATATTTATTCCAAACCAATGCCCACTGAATATTTTCCTGTTGATCAAGGCTCGTTACTTTATACTGAGAAGCTTTTTCAAATTTAGCTAAAGCTTCAACATTTTCTTTACTCTCTACATGAAGAGACCCATAAACCCAATAAACTGTCGCCATTTGATTGGCATTTCCAATTTTTCTCTCAATGATATCTTCGAGAAGCAATCTTGCTTCAGCATTCATATGCTCCGTCCAAACTGCACGAGCGTAGTTCAATTTAGCATCAACCCAAGCTTCCTGAAGTTTAGTATCATCCGGTGCATCTTCTAATAATTGTCTTAAAAATAATTCC
Coding sequences within it:
- a CDS encoding LolA family protein: MKKILFPIAIILLSSTAAFAEFLPQSFSSKFEQEYISTLKGKTKKGNGTIEYKYPGQIRFETNTPSTVIFVSNGVKAWYYRAPFIEGEQGEVTESSAKEGATIYIKFFDSLKNGLVSNEYYDVKKGEPATIVFKPKTAKELGIKESMLYFKNKTSQKFEDLEAINLVFADGKNSKLKFVDLKVNPAMAGDRFNFTAPANTKKTN
- a CDS encoding lytic transglycosylase domain-containing protein, translated to MKKILFIMLLLSGCSSKPIHPIPTPSYERLSAIKGQVSQGSRDIEAVDLSEEAAKDYLKAMKAESLGDKKEACKLFSDLADNRDFPLNQTALVHTLNDCTFSERQLKSIWKETIIANFLKESYFESSLVHAEKLKMDEFIAQFSYELVAYKAVQSEKVKLLQNAIAIAQRLNLPIDETKYFLKLVEVSPLYSKEVTRENMYSVARDFETNRQFEKARDMYLDIINSEEFTLDEKIKTYNSYRMSFKVARNLKAFLEKTGEMELFLRQLLEDAPDDTKLQEAWVDAKLNYARAVWTEHMNAEARLLLEDIIERKIGNANQMATVYWVYGSLHVESKENVEALAKFEKASQYKVTSLDQQENIQWALVWNKYLIKRYADVVSDVDRFVKKSSNPNFFNKLNFWKARALTKLDKPDEAKELFEATAANDTFGYYGLVSAMESKTPLTPIPPSAIITDPIGNLILDWLIAMDEKIFSTKVLKEINSQFKTIAERERAMSLYAQTGWYQGGMVQIYNFPMKMRDELTKKHISVVFPTPYQSIFTKYSDKYHLPPALPYAITRQESAFNPNVRSWADAFGLMQMIPEKASELSKKYGIPYKDFNDLYNPDPNVEMGVALLAELNKMYKGKFAQNVAAYNASTAAIAVWEKERFNGDYLEFIEMIPYEETRNYIKLVFRNYMTYKRIMATEEILIPEDFFARPYN
- a CDS encoding SIS domain-containing protein, translated to MISKMRTEALEAADVMYKQVQENKSLLQNIAKELNAIDPYSIVSIARGSSDHAAQYLNYLTMAKLGKLPTSLSMSILTLYKTELDVRRSIGIAISQSGQSPDVVNPLKYFTEHSLGSLALVNDTSSPLASAAKWTVPLHAGAEKSVAATKSFIASLSASAHLVASWKNDTALLEGLDRLPEDLKKAQACDWTSAIETLKNAKRIMVVGRGFGLPLALEASLKFKETCSIQAEAFSAAEIKHGPQALIENGYPLIVFANRGPALHSMLELAQDMRARGAKVILAAPSFVKEKDLLIHSAHSEELDILSAAQSFYLMIEELSKSLGLNPDEPRHLSKVTKTN
- a CDS encoding glucosamine kinase nucleotide-binding domain-containing protein yields the protein MNIKSPVSATIAEDYTIKYLVGVDGGGSGTRIIVTDKKLKILASAQGDPSALGQGIEKAWRAVLDTLARAFHYGNIPVPMLSECAIGFGLSGANNIIWKNEFYMRNPGFKNIIVDTDGFTTLLGAHGGNPGAIVAVGTGSVGMVLTKDGIRRDVSGWGFPAGDEASGAWLGLKAAAITQKTIDGRRPPSTLSEHVLKFCGKEPAQFLNWLGNAGQNSFAQLAPLVFQSAATDIDAKNLLIAAGLEIDMMAKALDPNGELPLSICGRLGEALIPYLPESTKSRNQTAQGDSTIGALLLVSKNA
- a CDS encoding VOC family protein codes for the protein MKKNKLWFRRKTYGWGWTPITWEGWLVTFIVLVIPLCIRLTAKALDVERATQYFYTWASVPMLLMALVLICFRYGEKPKWQWGLKRTKIAHIDLVVSNYKDSVRFYDLILISLGWEKLVSRLEYTSYTDGTLKIIIMPAQGVEKFKSPKTLAFYAETKEIVDDFYREVMLKNNMSAFNGTGAVGDNNYYSVQLAGPDQVIIEVMYSPFYCDKEFALNNLDNNFNPYA
- the nagA gene encoding N-acetylglucosamine-6-phosphate deacetylase; its protein translation is MKTIKANILSDSKVVSAEISYTDKVQKINVLGPADKSLPLLVAGFIDLHVHGGGGSDIMEAGSAITTIASTHARFGTTSFLATTMTAPFEDLEKSFLAMKETYSSRGKNQSRILGVHLEGPFISSEKLGAQPNFTREATLKEINHLNNIVPIKVITLAPEVFNHLELIPELKKMGIVVQIGHTNGTYEEGVTALNQGAKSFTHLFNAMSSFHHRAPGMAGAALAHAQYAELIPDLEHVHPGAIKAALRCIPDLYFVTDSTAATGMPDGDYKLGSHTVHKCLGGVRLADGTLAGSALTMDQAFRNLLTLGLAPEEISRKLSTIAAELIGVKERGSIAVGKFADFVILNSEHKIKTVIIEGDECDF